A section of the Polynucleobacter sp. AP-Sving-400A-A2 genome encodes:
- the phoU gene encoding phosphate signaling complex protein PhoU, which translates to MPDRHLSSQFDADLNSLSSRLLEMGGLVESQISTAMRAFTQMDIDTCNVVIQNEKLVNDLEIQIDLACTELIARRQPTARDLRLVMAVSKAITNLERAGDEAERVAKRTKRLIEAGATHNINVAEIRLSGQMAISLLRRSLDAFARLDTIAAAEVVQEDRQIDEEFRGFVRKLISYMMEDPHTISTGLDMLTIAKAIERIGDHAKNIAEFVIYIAKGSDVRHIPHEDLVREANKP; encoded by the coding sequence ATGCCAGATAGACACCTTTCATCACAGTTTGATGCAGACTTAAATTCACTTTCTAGCCGTTTATTAGAAATGGGTGGACTTGTCGAGTCTCAGATTTCAACGGCGATGCGTGCTTTCACGCAAATGGATATTGATACTTGTAATGTGGTCATCCAGAACGAAAAGCTCGTAAATGATCTGGAGATCCAGATTGACTTGGCTTGTACAGAATTAATTGCCCGTCGTCAGCCTACGGCACGAGATCTCCGTCTTGTCATGGCTGTTTCAAAAGCGATTACTAATCTTGAGCGTGCCGGCGATGAAGCTGAGCGTGTTGCTAAAAGAACGAAGCGCCTAATTGAAGCTGGGGCTACTCACAATATTAACGTTGCAGAAATTCGTTTATCCGGACAGATGGCCATTTCTCTTTTGCGCCGTAGCTTGGATGCATTCGCAAGGTTAGACACCATTGCTGCTGCAGAAGTAGTACAAGAAGATCGCCAAATTGATGAAGAGTTCAGAGGCTTTGTTCGCAAGCTGATTTCATACATGATGGAAGATCCACATACGATTTCAACAGGACTGGATATGTTGACTATTGCAAAGGCGATTGAGCGTATTGGCGATCATGCAAAGAATATTGCTGAATTCGTGATTTATATTGCTAAAGGCTCTGATGTGCGCCATATTCCTCATGAGGATTTGGTTCGCGAGGCAAATAAACCGTAA
- a CDS encoding alpha/beta fold hydrolase: MKRKLYDSLVDLRLTVSKVLGFTQEIKHITPVTTAEKFGFVHELFHKPSELLELAPKEEPIRPQVLAKLKIDFALPETRYFDIVDEGGSRRLAYSISGNTNAEKILLCLPGLLETKDSFSVLHSYFLRFEECKVVSVDFPGRGDSESIALSQNYTMSLYLSDIQSLIKMLLSSHPSSTQFTILGTSMGGVLAMYLTQSLGKRIFEIILNDIALTVNWTALYSLYKSMNNEVGFKEVKQLAKDLRVDERAFADVQLPGHFDLSYKADVWGMNFHEAMEGYKGKVALIYGADSKVCTRERVRSAKAVIPRLITFEIENAGHPVPFTLQVCEFIQQQMKLK, encoded by the coding sequence ATGAAAAGAAAGTTATACGATTCGCTGGTAGATTTAAGACTTACGGTTTCTAAAGTCCTTGGGTTCACTCAAGAGATCAAACACATCACCCCAGTCACCACAGCAGAGAAGTTTGGGTTTGTGCATGAGCTCTTTCATAAACCCTCAGAACTCCTTGAGCTAGCTCCTAAAGAAGAGCCTATTCGGCCTCAGGTGCTTGCAAAGTTAAAAATAGACTTTGCTCTTCCAGAGACTCGATATTTTGATATTGTGGATGAGGGGGGCAGCAGAAGGCTCGCCTACAGCATTTCCGGAAATACGAATGCCGAAAAAATATTACTTTGTTTGCCTGGCCTCTTGGAGACCAAAGATTCCTTTAGCGTATTGCATAGCTATTTTTTAAGATTTGAAGAATGCAAAGTAGTTAGCGTTGATTTTCCTGGTAGAGGGGATTCTGAGTCCATTGCCTTGTCTCAAAACTACACCATGTCTCTCTATCTATCAGACATTCAAAGTCTCATTAAGATGCTGTTGAGTAGTCATCCATCGAGTACTCAATTTACCATTTTGGGCACTAGTATGGGCGGTGTATTAGCTATGTACTTAACGCAGTCACTGGGAAAAAGAATTTTTGAAATTATTCTGAATGATATTGCCTTAACTGTAAATTGGACCGCCCTCTATTCTTTATATAAATCAATGAACAATGAAGTTGGTTTTAAAGAAGTTAAACAATTAGCAAAAGATTTGAGGGTGGATGAGAGAGCATTTGCAGATGTTCAATTACCAGGCCACTTTGATTTAAGTTATAAAGCCGATGTATGGGGAATGAACTTTCATGAGGCTATGGAGGGCTACAAAGGGAAGGTGGCACTTATTTATGGCGCCGACTCAAAGGTATGTACACGCGAGCGAGTGCGCTCTGCAAAGGCTGTGATACCAAGATTAATTACATTCGAGATCGAGAATGCAGGGCACCCAGTGCCATTTACGCTCCAAGTTTGTGAGTTTATCCAGCAACAGATGAAACTTAAATAA
- a CDS encoding CorA family divalent cation transporter: protein MTLTATLPFPINGVVFAWAMTADGKNYEIPLFDIADALSNSDLSVWLHLNLSNSQVQRWLKNTSLIPDRVVEMIDEGVTRSRLERIEKLDDCLLMVMNDFEQEFGDDLGNGDLGTLWAILTPRLMISLRNIPLRTTDRLRSDLRSGLLNPHSAIELFHELIDLRAEYLRSLLINLSETMDDLEELLLKGKELPEHEFLGRIRIQCSRLRRQFSPELIALHRLQKRLPYWFSEDDKFRLNEDLELLSFLVQEISNLYDRAKVLQDEQAAHVAQFNARNLQVLSVMTVIFLPMTLLTGIMGMNMEDLPGLKESFYVVMVLMASAGAAVYIALKVRKII, encoded by the coding sequence TTGACTTTAACTGCAACACTTCCCTTCCCCATTAATGGCGTTGTTTTTGCTTGGGCAATGACTGCTGATGGGAAGAACTATGAAATTCCCTTGTTTGATATTGCAGATGCCTTAAGTAATTCAGATTTATCGGTTTGGTTACATCTCAACCTGTCCAACTCTCAAGTGCAGCGCTGGCTTAAAAACACTTCCCTTATTCCAGATCGGGTTGTAGAGATGATCGATGAGGGCGTAACTCGTAGTCGCCTAGAAAGAATTGAAAAGCTAGATGATTGCCTATTGATGGTGATGAATGATTTTGAGCAGGAGTTTGGGGATGATCTTGGTAATGGTGACTTAGGTACCCTGTGGGCCATTCTTACCCCGCGGCTCATGATCTCCTTACGAAATATCCCACTAAGAACAACTGATCGTTTGCGATCTGATTTACGCTCCGGATTACTCAACCCCCACTCTGCAATTGAGCTCTTCCATGAGCTGATTGATTTACGTGCAGAGTATTTGCGTAGCCTACTCATTAATCTATCCGAAACGATGGATGACTTGGAGGAGCTTCTACTAAAGGGTAAAGAGCTTCCTGAACATGAATTTTTGGGCAGGATTCGAATCCAATGCAGCCGTCTAAGACGTCAATTCTCACCCGAACTCATTGCCTTACATCGCCTACAAAAACGCCTTCCTTACTGGTTCTCTGAGGACGATAAGTTCCGCTTAAATGAAGATTTAGAATTACTCTCGTTCTTGGTGCAAGAGATTTCCAATTTATATGATCGTGCAAAAGTATTGCAGGATGAACAAGCTGCTCACGTTGCCCAATTCAATGCCAGAAATCTGCAAGTCCTGTCTGTGATGACCGTAATTTTCTTACCAATGACGCTTTTAACTGGCATCATGGGGATGAATATGGAAGATCTACCCGGCCTCAAAGAATCCTTCTATGTTGTGATGGTGCTAATGGCTAGCGCTGGTGCTGCTGTATACATTGCCCTTAAAGTCAGAAAAATCATTTAA
- the phoR gene encoding phosphate regulon sensor histidine kinase PhoR, with the protein MLSVISRFIVLICLAFLAAYIASSNLGPFSGVAAAIAVLAVPLIYSYINLARLRKFTLSDSVESMPLPSGYWEEIFFRLQRLVRNLKQQILSIEKQHNRFIEAFQASPNGIVMLDSEDHIEWCNGIAERFFGLSFKRDALQKINFLIRRPEFIQYLYKRAFEDPLLMERMGPNSNLSLMLQIFPFGDQRHLLLVQDVTDLQKADAMRRDFVANVSHEMRTPITVLMGFLETMQSLDLDRSQQSQYFEMMMSQAQRMKSLVEDLLTLANLEANTLPAPTQEISIATLMALLKNDAEALSQGRHILSFEISNPNNLMGEEREILSAFGNLVSNAIRYTPDTASIQVRWRINERGEGEFSVVDTGPGIASEHLSRLTERFYRVDRSRSRDTGGTGLGLAIVKHIANRHQAQLIITSTPGQGSTFTLRFPKERISA; encoded by the coding sequence ATGTTATCCGTTATTTCTCGTTTTATTGTGCTGATTTGCCTGGCTTTTCTTGCGGCATACATAGCGTCCTCCAATTTGGGCCCCTTTTCAGGGGTTGCTGCGGCAATAGCTGTGCTCGCAGTGCCCTTGATTTATTCGTATATCAATTTAGCTCGTTTAAGAAAATTCACATTATCTGATTCTGTTGAATCCATGCCTTTGCCGAGTGGCTATTGGGAAGAGATCTTTTTTCGTCTTCAACGTTTAGTTCGCAATCTCAAGCAACAAATACTATCTATTGAAAAACAGCACAATCGCTTCATTGAGGCTTTTCAGGCTTCTCCTAATGGCATTGTGATGCTGGATAGTGAAGATCATATTGAGTGGTGCAATGGCATTGCTGAGCGTTTCTTTGGCTTGAGTTTTAAGCGTGATGCGCTTCAGAAGATTAATTTTCTGATTCGACGCCCAGAATTTATCCAGTATTTATATAAGAGGGCTTTTGAGGACCCATTGTTGATGGAGCGAATGGGCCCAAACTCTAATCTGAGTTTAATGTTACAAATTTTCCCATTCGGTGATCAACGCCATCTCTTGCTTGTGCAGGACGTAACTGATCTTCAGAAGGCAGATGCAATGCGACGTGATTTCGTAGCAAATGTTTCGCATGAAATGAGAACGCCAATTACTGTGTTGATGGGTTTTTTAGAGACTATGCAGTCGCTTGACTTAGATAGATCCCAGCAAAGTCAATATTTTGAAATGATGATGTCTCAGGCTCAGCGAATGAAGAGTTTGGTGGAAGACTTATTGACTCTTGCAAATCTAGAGGCAAACACCTTGCCTGCCCCAACACAAGAAATCAGCATTGCTACTCTGATGGCGCTTTTAAAGAATGATGCAGAGGCGCTTTCTCAAGGCCGTCATATCCTTAGCTTTGAGATCTCAAATCCAAATAACTTGATGGGGGAAGAGCGGGAGATTCTTTCTGCCTTTGGGAATCTAGTTTCCAATGCTATTCGTTACACACCAGACACCGCTTCAATTCAGGTGCGATGGAGAATAAATGAACGTGGTGAAGGTGAGTTTTCAGTTGTTGACACGGGGCCTGGCATTGCATCAGAGCATCTATCTAGACTGACCGAGCGTTTTTATCGCGTGGATAGAAGTCGATCTAGGGATACTGGAGGCACTGGTTTGGGTTTAGCAATTGTGAAACATATTGCAAACCGCCATCAAGCCCAACTCATCATTACTAGTACGCCCGGACAGGGCAGCACTTTTACTCTTCGATTTCCTAAGGAGCGTATTTCAGCTTAA
- the pstC gene encoding phosphate ABC transporter permease subunit PstC yields MIESTQSHAAPTPQALRIAKLQRIQDFLFHAITQFFALSVLIALIGIIISLIINAWPALDKFGIGFFFTKEWDIVNGEFGGLIAIYGTIVTSFIALLIAVPLSFGIAVFLTELCPSSLRRPLGTAVELLAAVPSIIYGMFGLFIFAPLFADYIQPALAATLGQIPGFGILFSGAFNGIGILCAGLILAMMILPFIASVMRDVFEIVPPVLKESAYGIGCTTWEVVKNVVLPYTKAGVIGGIMLGLGRALGETMAVTFVIGNAHRLSPSLFAPGNSIASTLANEFGEAELGPHYSSLFALGLALFMITFIVLAIAKWMLASMEKKQGLKT; encoded by the coding sequence ATGATTGAATCGACCCAGTCTCACGCAGCACCGACGCCTCAGGCGCTTCGAATTGCTAAGTTGCAGCGTATTCAAGATTTCTTGTTTCATGCAATTACTCAATTTTTTGCTTTATCGGTTCTGATTGCTTTGATCGGCATCATCATTTCACTCATCATCAACGCGTGGCCAGCACTCGATAAATTCGGTATCGGCTTCTTCTTCACCAAAGAGTGGGATATTGTTAATGGCGAGTTTGGTGGGTTAATCGCCATATACGGCACCATTGTTACTTCTTTCATCGCCTTGCTCATTGCAGTGCCTTTAAGTTTTGGTATTGCAGTATTTTTAACGGAGTTATGCCCAAGCTCCTTACGTAGGCCTTTAGGTACTGCAGTTGAACTACTCGCTGCAGTTCCTTCCATCATCTACGGTATGTTTGGCCTCTTCATCTTCGCTCCTTTATTTGCCGACTACATCCAGCCTGCATTAGCCGCTACTTTGGGTCAAATTCCTGGCTTCGGAATTCTATTTTCTGGTGCATTTAATGGTATCGGAATTCTTTGTGCTGGACTTATTTTGGCAATGATGATTTTGCCCTTTATCGCTTCAGTGATGCGTGATGTATTTGAAATCGTTCCCCCAGTTTTAAAAGAGTCTGCCTATGGTATTGGCTGTACTACCTGGGAAGTGGTTAAAAACGTCGTCCTCCCTTACACCAAAGCAGGTGTAATCGGTGGGATCATGCTGGGATTAGGCAGGGCGCTTGGCGAGACTATGGCTGTGACCTTTGTGATTGGTAATGCCCATCGCTTATCCCCATCATTATTTGCTCCGGGCAATTCAATTGCCTCCACATTGGCAAACGAGTTTGGTGAAGCTGAGCTCGGACCTCATTACTCCTCTTTGTTTGCTTTGGGTCTTGCGCTATTTATGATTACCTTCATAGTCTTGGCGATTGCCAAATGGATGTTAGCTAGCATGGAGAAAAAACAAGGGTTGAAAACATGA
- a CDS encoding alkaline phosphatase: MPIIKVAYPILFITLLLQAIWVEAAAIYPINKASILVGSSFDIKIEFDQEYKLEDLDIQLNNAPIKAQIKSQPIYIANESGKGSSLIYRDVQLAKPGQYSLIAKGGQESIQVIWDIYASGPRKVKNIILFVGDGMTIANRTSARVLSKGITEGKYQGKLSFDDMPNMALIGTSGSDSLITDSANSMSAYTTGHKTAVNAMGVYVSRAADNLSHPKVETISELIKRKTKMSVGIVSDAELQDATPGAMVAHTRRRADKPYIADQLFASGAEVILGGGSAYFYPQSTKGSKRKDDKNLVSQFETSGYAIALNKQELLAAGNAKETKKLFGVFHPDNMDGSLDRFFLKKNTVAQYPDQPDLTEMTQAAINVLSKNPNGFFLMVEAALIDKFNHPLDWERAAFDTIMLSNAVQIAKDFAKKNPDTLIIVTPDHTHSGSISGVVNDAKPGPLREKVGVYADAGYPNYPKADVAGYPNQIDVSKRLAFFYGNYPDHYETLHPKLDGTFKPAVKDESGKYVANPKYIQLQEDAIHMPGNLPSHQEVGVHTADDAVLNAMGPGSEKFRGFMDNTEVFKVMVETLGLGYSKR, encoded by the coding sequence ATGCCCATCATCAAAGTTGCCTACCCCATTTTATTTATTACCCTTCTTCTTCAGGCAATTTGGGTTGAGGCTGCGGCTATTTATCCAATTAACAAGGCTTCGATTCTTGTTGGATCTTCATTTGACATCAAAATTGAATTTGATCAAGAGTACAAATTAGAGGATTTGGATATTCAACTCAATAATGCCCCTATCAAAGCGCAGATCAAGTCACAGCCAATCTATATCGCAAATGAATCGGGTAAAGGAAGTTCCCTAATCTATCGAGACGTTCAGCTAGCAAAGCCTGGCCAATATTCTCTGATTGCTAAGGGGGGTCAGGAAAGTATTCAGGTCATTTGGGATATCTATGCAAGCGGCCCTCGAAAAGTAAAAAATATCATTCTTTTCGTGGGTGATGGTATGACTATCGCCAATAGAACCTCTGCACGTGTTTTATCTAAAGGGATAACCGAAGGCAAGTACCAGGGTAAGTTGTCATTTGATGACATGCCTAATATGGCGCTAATCGGCACGTCAGGCTCTGACTCACTCATTACCGATTCTGCAAACTCGATGAGTGCCTATACAACCGGTCATAAGACTGCTGTGAATGCCATGGGGGTGTATGTTTCACGGGCGGCAGACAACTTATCCCACCCGAAAGTGGAAACTATTTCTGAATTAATTAAACGCAAAACTAAAATGTCCGTTGGCATTGTTTCGGATGCCGAACTACAGGATGCAACTCCAGGCGCTATGGTGGCTCACACCAGAAGGCGCGCAGATAAGCCATATATTGCCGATCAACTATTTGCCAGCGGGGCGGAGGTCATTTTAGGTGGAGGCTCCGCTTACTTCTACCCTCAGTCTACTAAAGGGTCAAAGCGTAAAGATGATAAAAATCTAGTATCCCAATTCGAAACTTCGGGATATGCCATTGCTTTAAACAAGCAAGAGCTATTAGCAGCAGGTAATGCCAAGGAAACTAAAAAGCTATTTGGAGTATTCCATCCGGACAATATGGATGGTTCCTTAGATCGATTTTTCCTAAAGAAAAATACAGTAGCGCAATATCCAGATCAGCCTGATTTGACAGAGATGACGCAAGCAGCGATCAACGTTTTATCCAAAAATCCGAATGGCTTTTTCTTGATGGTTGAGGCTGCCTTAATTGATAAGTTTAATCATCCCTTAGACTGGGAGCGGGCTGCTTTTGACACCATCATGTTGAGTAATGCCGTACAAATTGCTAAAGATTTTGCAAAGAAAAACCCAGACACTTTGATCATTGTTACGCCTGACCATACCCATAGCGGCTCAATCAGTGGCGTTGTAAACGACGCTAAGCCAGGCCCCTTAAGAGAAAAGGTTGGGGTATATGCAGATGCTGGCTACCCGAACTATCCTAAAGCGGATGTGGCAGGCTATCCAAATCAGATTGATGTAAGTAAGCGTTTGGCCTTCTTTTATGGGAACTACCCTGATCACTATGAAACGCTTCATCCAAAACTAGATGGCACATTTAAGCCGGCAGTCAAAGACGAGTCTGGCAAGTATGTTGCTAATCCCAAATATATCCAGCTTCAAGAAGATGCTATTCATATGCCAGGTAACCTGCCCTCACACCAAGAGGTGGGGGTTCACACGGCCGATGATGCAGTGCTCAATGCCATGGGGCCCGGATCTGAAAAGTTCAGGGGATTCATGGATAACACTGAGGTATTTAAGGTAATGGTTGAAACCCTCGGCCTGGGTTATTCCAAGCGTTAG
- a CDS encoding GDCCVxC domain-containing (seleno)protein, which yields MIWSVNTVLTTITCPDCCGQETLEISQGYSQHLYRCPSCSTILKPRSGDCCIFCSFGSQDCSNAEQNLAA from the coding sequence ATGATCTGGTCTGTGAATACAGTACTTACAACTATTACCTGCCCCGACTGCTGTGGACAAGAAACCCTGGAGATCTCACAAGGCTATTCTCAGCATTTGTATCGCTGCCCAAGCTGCAGCACCATTCTGAAGCCCAGATCAGGAGACTGCTGCATTTTTTGCAGCTTCGGAAGCCAAGATTGCTCTAATGCGGAGCAAAATTTAGCTGCTTAG
- the pstA gene encoding phosphate ABC transporter permease PstA has protein sequence MRGLSNINPAIFAKRKRTNKIGLVLSTGAMVLGMAFLLWILSILFIKGFSSINLDVFTQSTPAPGSEGGGLANAILGSLMIVASCTLISTPIGVLAGLYLSEYGDRSKVASITRFVTDIMLSAPSIVIGLFVYAIVVAQVRHFSGWAGTIALALIAIPVVVRTTENMLRLVPGSLREAAYALGTPKWKVAFMITLRAAQSGVITGILLALARVSGETAPLLFTALNNQFFTTNMNAPMANLPVVIFQFAMSPYDNWVNLAWAAALLITFAVLGLNILARVVFREKVQS, from the coding sequence ATGAGAGGCCTGTCAAACATCAATCCCGCAATTTTTGCTAAACGCAAGCGCACAAATAAGATTGGCCTAGTGCTTTCTACTGGTGCCATGGTTTTGGGAATGGCATTTCTCTTGTGGATTTTGAGTATCCTTTTCATCAAGGGATTTTCTTCAATCAACCTTGATGTGTTCACGCAAAGTACTCCTGCGCCTGGGTCTGAGGGCGGTGGTTTAGCGAATGCTATTCTTGGAAGCCTCATGATTGTTGCCAGTTGTACTTTGATTAGTACCCCAATTGGTGTTCTTGCTGGCCTATATCTTTCTGAATACGGTGACAGAAGTAAAGTAGCTTCGATAACTCGCTTTGTTACTGACATCATGCTATCAGCACCATCTATTGTGATTGGTTTGTTTGTATATGCGATCGTAGTCGCGCAAGTTCGGCACTTTTCGGGCTGGGCTGGTACGATTGCTTTGGCCTTGATTGCTATTCCAGTAGTAGTGCGCACTACAGAAAATATGTTGCGCTTAGTTCCCGGTAGCTTACGAGAGGCGGCCTATGCCCTGGGTACTCCGAAGTGGAAAGTAGCGTTTATGATTACCTTACGGGCTGCTCAAAGCGGTGTTATTACTGGTATCTTGTTGGCTCTTGCTCGCGTCAGTGGTGAAACAGCGCCTCTGCTGTTTACTGCCTTGAATAACCAATTCTTCACAACCAATATGAATGCTCCGATGGCGAACTTGCCAGTAGTCATTTTCCAGTTTGCAATGAGCCCATATGACAACTGGGTTAATCTCGCCTGGGCAGCTGCATTGTTAATTACCTTTGCAGTTCTTGGATTAAATATCCTTGCGCGTGTTGTCTTCCGTGAAAAAGTGCAAAGTTAA
- the pstB gene encoding phosphate ABC transporter ATP-binding protein PstB, with the protein MNDTTNMQEAKEVKNALEVRNLNFFYGSFQGLKDINLDIEEGKVTAFIGPSGCGKSTLLRTLNRMYDLYPGQRAEGEINFYGQNTLEPGQDLNLLRSRIGMVFQKPTPFPMSIYENIAFGVRLYEKLSRSEMDERVEWALNKAALWNEAKDKLNQSGLSLSGGQQQRLCIARGVAVKPSVILLDEPTSALDPISTGKIEELINELKHEYTIAIVTHNMQQAARVSDYTAYMYLGSLIEFGKTDEIFIKPKRKETEDYITGRFG; encoded by the coding sequence ATGAATGATACTACAAATATGCAAGAAGCCAAAGAGGTTAAAAATGCGCTTGAAGTGCGTAATTTAAATTTCTTTTACGGTTCTTTTCAAGGTCTTAAGGATATCAATTTGGATATCGAAGAGGGTAAGGTTACTGCGTTTATCGGTCCTTCCGGTTGTGGCAAATCTACCTTACTTCGGACCTTAAACCGCATGTATGATCTTTATCCTGGCCAACGTGCTGAGGGTGAAATTAACTTCTACGGCCAGAATACTCTAGAGCCTGGGCAGGACCTCAATTTATTGCGCTCAAGAATTGGTATGGTTTTTCAAAAGCCAACTCCCTTCCCAATGTCTATTTATGAAAATATCGCGTTCGGTGTGCGTCTTTATGAGAAGCTTTCACGTTCCGAAATGGATGAACGTGTAGAGTGGGCCTTAAATAAGGCTGCATTATGGAATGAAGCCAAAGACAAATTAAATCAAAGCGGTTTATCTCTCTCCGGTGGTCAGCAGCAGCGTTTATGTATTGCTCGTGGTGTGGCTGTTAAACCGTCCGTAATTTTGCTAGATGAGCCCACCTCTGCTTTGGATCCCATCTCTACAGGTAAGATTGAAGAGTTAATTAATGAACTGAAGCATGAGTACACGATTGCGATTGTTACTCATAATATGCAGCAAGCCGCTCGTGTATCGGATTACACTGCCTATATGTATCTAGGAAGCTTAATTGAGTTCGGCAAGACAGATGAAATCTTCATCAAGCCTAAGCGTAAAGAAACAGAAGATTACATTACCGGCCGTTTCGGTTAA
- the phoB gene encoding phosphate regulon transcriptional regulator PhoB, giving the protein MTHRILIVEDEPSIAELIAINLTHAGYEVERALQTDLAMNIMRDKLPSLLILDWMLPGKSGVQFAKELRSNERTRSLPILMLTAKSDESDKVLGLDSGADDYVTKPFSPKELVARVKALLRRQTPIEDSGPLAVGPLRMDPLSHRVTAIWPNMDPQSIPLGPTEYRLLQFLMANPERVHSRANLLDKVWGNEVYIEERTVDVHIKRLRAALAPTDSDRYIETVRGSGYRITKMPTQT; this is encoded by the coding sequence ATGACTCACCGAATATTGATTGTTGAGGATGAGCCTTCGATTGCTGAACTGATTGCAATCAACCTGACTCACGCAGGTTACGAGGTTGAGAGAGCCCTCCAAACTGATCTTGCTATGAATATCATGCGAGATAAGCTTCCTTCTCTTCTTATTTTGGACTGGATGCTCCCTGGAAAGTCGGGTGTTCAGTTTGCAAAAGAGCTCCGCTCAAATGAGCGTACCCGTTCCTTGCCTATTCTGATGTTGACAGCTAAGAGCGATGAGTCCGATAAGGTCCTCGGCCTAGACTCTGGTGCCGATGACTATGTCACCAAGCCTTTTTCACCCAAAGAGCTAGTTGCGCGTGTTAAGGCCCTTTTACGCCGCCAGACTCCAATAGAAGACTCTGGGCCTTTGGCCGTGGGCCCATTAAGAATGGATCCACTCTCTCATCGTGTCACTGCTATATGGCCTAATATGGATCCACAATCCATCCCCTTGGGGCCTACCGAATATCGCCTATTGCAGTTCTTGATGGCCAACCCTGAAAGAGTGCACTCTCGGGCAAATTTACTCGATAAGGTCTGGGGAAATGAAGTCTATATCGAGGAGCGGACGGTCGATGTTCACATCAAGAGATTAAGGGCGGCTCTAGCTCCTACGGACTCTGATCGCTACATAGAGACGGTTCGTGGAAGCGGTTATCGAATTACCAAGATGCCGACCCAGACCTAA